The Geotoga petraea genome segment TTTAGATAGAGTCATCAAAGATATTGAAGAACTAAGGGAGCATTTAGGTATTGTAGATTTGAATATTATAGCCCATTCTTTTGGAGGGACTCTTCTTATTAATTATTTGTACAAGTATCCAAAATATGTTAATAAAGCAATATTTTTAAATGGTAGCCTTAGTATTAGAAGGTCTTTGAACGTTCAGGTAAAAAAATCTTTGGAAATATTAGATGTGAGTTATAAAGAAATTTTTGAGCAAGAAGATGATCTTGTAAACAAATTACTTAAAACAATTTCTATATTATCTTCTCAAGGTAAATATCACGAGCTTTTGGGTTGCACAAAAGAAGATTATGATAGATTAAACAGCGTTGACAAAAGTTTGAAAATTGGAAAAGGGCAAGATTATATGAAATATGTTTTTAGAGATAAAGAGTATATGAAAGATCATTATTATTTGTCTTCAAAAATTGATATACCAGTTCTTTTGTTAGTTGGTGACAAAGACTATTCAATAGGTCCAAATCATTATTTTGGTGAAAAATTTGTGAATAAAATATATAAGAAACTCCCTGGAGGACATTTGCTTTATTATGAGAAAAATAACGAAATAAAAAAAATGCTTGTTGATTTTTTAAATTAAAACATTTTTGAGAGGTGAAATAATGAAAAAAGATAAGATAGAAGTTTGCAAAAAAACAGTAATACACGAAGATAAGTTGAAAAAGATAAAAGGGGAAATCCCAAAAGATGAGGTTTTATATGAATTAGCTGATTTTTTCAAGATCTTTGGGGATACCACCAGAATTAAGATTTTGAATGTTCTTTTTTACTCTGAACTTTGTGTTTGTGATATATCAGAATCTTTAGGGATGACTCAATCAGCAGTTTCTCATCAACTGAGGGTTTTAAGAGGGGCAAATTTGGTGAAATATAGAAAAGAAGGAAAAACAGTTTTTTATTCTTTGGACGATGAGCATATAAATCAAATATTTAATATGGGTATGGAACATATTTTAGAAAAATAAAAGCTCGGATTAATATCCGAGCTTAATAATTATTCATCATCATCTTTTAAATCGTCTAATTCTGATTCATCTGACATTTCGATTTTGCAGATCCAGCCTTTGCCTTCTGCATCATCATTTATTGTTTCAGGAGTATCTTCTAAAACTGAATTAACTTCCACGATTTTTCCGCTCACTGGAGCGTATACATCGCTTGCTGATTTAACAGATTCTACTGAACAAATTATGTCACCTTTTTTTACTTCTTTTCCTTCTTCAGGAAGATCAACATAAGTGATATCGCCTAGTTCATCAGCTGCATTAGCAGAGATCCCTACGATACCAATGTTTTCTTCTTTAATTACGTATTCATGAGATTCAGCGTACTTTTTCATATTTATTACCTCCCGATATATAATTAAATATGTATTGCCATCCCTTCAGCACCTTCAATTGCCCCAAGCAATGTTTCTGTTAGAGTTGGGTGAGGGTGAATAGAATCTGCTAATTGTTCTATAGTTAATCCATATTTTACTGCTAAAACACCTTCCATGATCATATCTGTTGCACTTGGAGATACAATAGAAAATCCAATTACTTTCCTTGATTCTTTATCTGCGATTACTTTTGCAAATCCATCTCTTTCTTCCATAGTTTTTGCTCTACCATTAGCAGAAACCGGAAATTTTGATATTATGACTTTATCTGGGTCAACATCTTTTTCTTTAACTCCTGTAGAAGCTATTTCTGGGGTTGAAAAAATGATAGATGGAACTGCTGAGTAATCCATTTCTTTTTCTTGTCCAGCGATGTTATGAGCTGCAGTTATACCTTCAAAACTTGCAACGTGTGCAAGCATGATTTGAGATCTAATATCACCTACAGCATAAACATTGTCTATGTTTGTTCTCATTTTTGAATCTGTTTTTACACCTTTTTCTATTTCAACTCCTAAATTTTTAACATCTTCAGGGATTACAGGTTTTCTTCCAACTGCGAGAAGGATTTTTTCTGTTTCTATTTCTTTTATTTTATCATCATTTTCTATTTTTGATATATATCCATTTTCATTTTTTACAACATCTGCGACTTTATGTTTTTCAAGTATTTCCACGCCTTTTTTCTTGAGTACTTTTTTGATTTCACTTGCCACGTCTTCGTCTTCATAAGGGAGAATGTGGTCAAATAATTCAACCAAATAAACTTTTTTACCCAAACTTGCAAAGAAATTAGAGAATTCCAAGCCAATTACTCCGCCACCTATTATAAGAATAGATTCGGGGGCTTCTTGCATTTGGAAAACCTCGTTACTTGTCCATATTCCATCTATTTTGTTAAATGGAGAGAACATAACTGGTTCGGAACCATGAGCAAGGATGATGTTTTTAGTTTCAAATGTTTTTTCTCCAGCTTTCACATGATTTTTGTCTACAATTTCAGCTGTTTCTTTAAACAAATCTATTTTATTCTTATTGAACAAAAATTCAATTCCTTTTCTGGACATAGTCACTGATTTTTTCATATGTTTCATAATCCCAGCTAAGTCATAATCTACGTTATCTACTTTTATGCCCATTTTTTTTGATTTACTAATGATATCTGTATATAAATGAGAAGCTGTTAGCATAGCTTTTGTCGGGATACAACCCCAATTAGTGCAAGTTCCACCTACGTTATCTTTTTCAATTACAGCTACTTTTTTCCCCAATTGAGCCAATCTAATTGCGGCAACGTACCCACCTGGTCCACCACCTATAACAACTGTATTATACATTATTATCTCCTCCTGATGTAAATTTTAGTATCTCCAAATTGTTTTGTAAAATAATAAATTTAAAGATTGGGTTTTTACTAAAGATACATTTAGATTAACACTCTTATTATAACAAAAAGAATCAATTTTTACTATGGAAAAAAGGGAGAGACGTGTTAGTTCACCACCGTTTATTTTAAAAAAATAATATGAAAAAAATCAGAGCATTTAATTAGCTCTGATTTATTATGATACCGTTATTTTTTAAATTATTTATAGAGTTTTCCAATAGTTTTTCATATATATTTTCATCTTCAAAAGAATAAGTAAAATGAAAATCTAAATATAGTAAATCGTCCTTAAATCCTAAATTATATATGTTATATGTTTTTAATACCTTTTTTTGATGTGTTTCGTACATTTTAGTTGCGTAGTACCCAATCATATCCAAGATCTCTATTTTGGGGTCGTACATGGTTTTCTTGCCATAGTTTTCATACATGTCCTTTACGTTGGATAAATTATAGTTTAATAGCTTGTCGGATAATTTCTTTAAATCGTTAAAAATATAAGCTTTTTCGTATATGTCATATTTATCAAAAGATTGTAGAGATTTGTTCGCTTCTTTTAAAGAACCAAAAAACACAGAGTTTTTATAGTTTTTGAGATATTTGAGTATGTTTGTAAGTAGGTTGTATCTGTAAGTGTTTTCCAAAGATTCCAAATTATTTAAATAGTTTCCATCAAAACTACAAATAAATAGATTCAGATTTATTATTTTTTGAATAAAAATTAATACATTTTTTTGTTGATGTGTAATCGGTTTATTGACAAGTGTGTTTTCTTTGAATATAGACACAGATTTAGGCTCGCTGCAAAAGAAGAAGTCTCTGAAAAGATAGTCAATTACGTTTTTTTTGAAGTGCGTGTAAGTTTTTTGATTGGAGAATATTTCCCAAAAATTTATCAGCCAATTGTTGTTTTTATTTTCCATCAATGGGTCAAAAATGCTTCCAGTTCTTAAAAAATTTATTGAGCTAATTCCCAAAAGATGCTTTTTAATATTGGGGAATCTATCTGTAAAAAATATTTTTTCGCTGTTTTCAAATTCTCCGTTAACATACATATTGTTGTAGAACTGACCAGAAAACATGAGTATAATGCTGAAAAATAAAGAAAAATAGAAAAAATCTTTTGAAGATATTTCGTCATCATAGTTATCCATGTTCAATTCGTCTATTTTTTTCTCAAAAACAGGAAGTAATTTTTCTTGATTGTTTAAAAATGTTTTTATAAAAGTGTAATTGTTTATGGATTCATGGTTGAGATTATTTGTGTAATAAATAAACCAATTTTTTTTAATTCCTTGTTTTATAAAAGATCTTATTCTATTGTTTTCTATTTTATCTAAAATTGCAACAAAATCTTCCTCAATTTTGTTGTAAAACATCTCGTTCATCCCCCGATTTTTAATATGTATACCATTTACATTTTAACATATAATCAATAAATATTCACAAAATGAACTAATTTTATAGAAAAACATATTAATAATAAAATAAAAACCCGAGATAAAAATCTCGGGTTGGTAATTAAATATTTTAGAAGAAATAAACAAATCCTGTTCCACCATAAATATGGAATCTAGCCATATCTGGTATTATTTCTATCCCTGGGGCAACGTCAGCAAATATTATAATTGGTAAATCTATTAAATTTTCTAAATCGTATTCAAGTCCAACAGGTACTCTGACTGATACACTTATGGCATTACCAAGACCTACTGTAACTCCTGCGCCATATCTGTAATAAAGATCTCCATCTAAATTATTTACTAAATTATAATTTGCTGTTAATGTTATATGACTTCCAAAATAAGACCAAGCTGCGGTACCATCTACAAAAGTAAAATTATTTATGTTATATCTACCGTAAAGTCCAGATGGTTCTCCACCAATTGCTCCAATACCTTTTTCATCAGCTGAATAGTTCATTGAAAAAGCCATTAAGCCAACAACAAGAATTAAAATAACAAAAATCTTTTTCATTTAAATTCCCCCCTTTTTTTAGAATCTAATTATGTTACTATTTAATTATATAACTTTAATATTAATTTAATGTTAATTCGATAACAAGGTTTATAAATAAAAATTAGTTTTTTGGTTCTTTTGAATAAGCAAAATAATCAAAAACAATCACTTCTTATCATATATAATCAATCTAAAATAACCTTATTCGCATTTTTTATTTTTATTAAAAAGTATTAAAATGATAATAAATGAGTGCAAATGATAAAAAGTGATTATTTGGAGGTGCGATATGGAAAATTTAGCATTTGAAGTAAAAAATGAAGAAGGGTTTCATATTAAACCATTGACTAATTTGTCTAAAAAGTTGAAAGGAATTGATGCAGACGTTGTAATAAACGCTAATGGAAAAGAATCGAATATTAAAAGTGTTTTAGGAGTTTTAGCTTTAGGGATTAAAAAAGGTGATAAAGTTGAGTTTAAAATTTCTGGAAAAGAAGAACAAAAAGCCAAGGATATCATTGTAGAAATGGAAAAAGAAGGTTTTGAAAATTGAAAAAATTTGAAGGTAACTTACTTTCAAAAGGTATTGCAAAGGGAAAATTAAAAATAATAGAGGCCAACTCAAAAAATTGTGATTATTCTTTTGAAGATTTTGAAAAAGCAGTAGATGAGTTAAAAGTAAAATACGAAAAGTATGAAGATGATTATTTAATGCAATCAAGAGCCCTTATGTTAGAAGATGAGGAATTTTTGAATTTTATAAAAGATAAGTTTGATAAAACAAAAAATATTTTTAAGTCGTTGGATGCGTATTATGATTACGCAAAAGAGTTATTTTCTCAATTAGATGATGATTATTTGAAAGAAAGGATACACGATATAAAGGATTTAGTTGAAAGTGTCAAGCTTAAACTTTCAAATGAAGATATAGAATTAGGAGAAAATACAATTTTGTATATGGAAGATATGAGTGCTTCTTTATTTATAGAGAACAGAGACAAGATTGCAGGACTGCTAACAAAAAAGGGGAGCTATTCTTCACATGTAGCTATTTTAGCAAGAACATTTAAAATACCTATGCTGACCAACATAGATGTTGAAAATAATTTAGATGGCAAAGAAATTTATTTGGATGCTTTAGAAGAAAATAGTTTTTACGTTGAGCCAGATGATGAATTTATCAAAAAATTTAAAGAAAAAGAAATATCTTACAATAAAATGGTTAAAGAATTAGAAGAGTTCAAAAATAAAAAAATAATTTATAAAAATAATGAAATAAAATTCAAAGCCAATATAGGCTCAGTTGAAGAATCGGAAATAATAGAAGAAATAGATGGAATAGGACTTTTGAGAACAGAGTTTATATTGTTTGATAGAGAAAAAGCCCCTGATTACAAGGAACAAAAAGAAATATATCAAACAATATCGAATAATTTGGGTAAAAAAGAAATCGTGTTAAGAACTTTCGATATAGGTGGAGACAAACAGATTGATTATTTGAAATTACCTAAAGAAAAAAATCCATTTCTTGGTAAACGTGGGGTAAGGTTGTACGAAGAGGAAAAGGTTCATAAACTGGTTGAAGATCAAATTGAATCTTTGTTTGAACTTTCTAAGGAAGGGCACAATTTCAAAATAATGATTCCAATGGTTTCAAACAATAGAGAAGTTAACAGATTTTTTGAAGAGTTTATAAAACCAAAACAAGAAAAATACAATATAAAAATCCCTTTTGGAATCATGGTTGAAACACCATCAATGGCTTTATCTTTTGATAAAAATACAAACATAGATTTTATAAGCGTTGGGACAAACGATTTAACACAGTATACGCTTGCTGTTGATAGAACCAATGATGAAATTTCGGATTTATACGATTATTTTGACGAAGGAGTAATGGAATTAATAGATATTATAATAAAAAAAGCGATAAACAAGGGTATTGATGTTTCTTTCTGTGGGGAAAGCGCTGCAATACCAGAAATGGCAAAATTGTTGATAGAAAAAGGTGTTAAAACTTTGAGTATGAGTTATTCAAATATACCTGAAGTAAAAAAATATTTGTACCATAACTTATAAAGAGGTGAGAAAATGTCGTTATTCGATGAAAAATTGATTTTTTTAGATTATGAATCGAAGAATAAAAAAGATATATTGAAAAATCTGTCAAAAGAATTAGAAAATATGGGCTATGTGGATAGTTATAAGAATTTTTCAAAAGCTGTTTTGGAAAGAGAGAAACACTCTACCACAGGCATAGGCTTCAACATAGCAATTCCGCATGGTAAATCGTCTTCAGTGCATGAACCTTTTGTTGTTTTAGCCAAACCAAAAAAATCTTTGGAATGGGAATCTTTAGACGACGAACCAGTTGACATGATTTTTTTAATAGGCGTTCCAGAAAAATCAGCTGATGAACATTTAAAAATATTACAAAAATTATCTGTAAACCTTATGGATGAAAAGTTCAGAGAAAATTTAAAAAATGCTGAATCAAAAGAAGAAATTCTCAACCTTGTAAAAAATATTGAGTGATTTATATGCTTAAAGATATAAGGATGAAAAAGATAGTTGAAATGCTCGAAAAAAAAGAGATGATAACTACAAAAGAAATTGCAAAAAATCTTGATACTCCAGAAGTAACAATAAGAAGAGACTTGAAAAGATTGGAAAATATGGGTAAAGTGTCCAGAATTCATGGTGGGGTAACCAGAAACCAAAAATCAACTGTTTCTGAATTAACCATGGATGAGAAAAGAGTAAAGAATAAAGAAGCCAAGAAAACAATAGCTAATAAGGCTTTTGAATTAATAGAGCAAGATGACGTAATTTTTCTTGATTCAGGAAGTACCACTCTTGAGATCACTACCCTTATTGAGAAAAATTTTGAAAATAATTTAACAGTTTTTACAAATTCTATAGATATTATCAATAAACTTAGTAAAAAAGAGAACATAGATTTGTTCATTGTGGGTAACCATTACAGAAAAAAAACGGGTGCTTTCATCTTCTCTGGTTATGATATGGAATTTTTGGACAAAATTTCTATTTCAAAAGCTTTTATAGGCGCGAATGCTTATGATGAAGAATTTGCTTATACACCCGCGGGAGAAGAAGTAAAGATAAAAAAGAAGATGATTGAAGTAGCGAATGTTCCTGTTTTAGTTGTAGATTCTTCAAAAGCTGATAGCATTTCTATTTGGAAAATTTCAAAGATGGAAGATTTTAAGGTGATAGTTAGTGAGTCTAAAAATAACATTATGAAAAGTTTGAGCAAAAAAGGTGTAGAAGTAAAGTAGAAATCGAAGGATCTCATAGGTTAATTTTCAAAGAAAATTTGAGTCTCCTCTAAATGTTTTAGAGAAGGGGACCACTTTAGTGGTAAGGAGTTTAGGCACTTTGTTTTAGAACAATTTCGAAATATAAAAATTCAAAGTAAGTT includes the following:
- a CDS encoding HPr family phosphocarrier protein, which encodes MENLAFEVKNEEGFHIKPLTNLSKKLKGIDADVVINANGKESNIKSVLGVLALGIKKGDKVEFKISGKEEQKAKDIIVEMEKEGFEN
- a CDS encoding PTS sugar transporter subunit IIA; this encodes MSLFDEKLIFLDYESKNKKDILKNLSKELENMGYVDSYKNFSKAVLEREKHSTTGIGFNIAIPHGKSSSVHEPFVVLAKPKKSLEWESLDDEPVDMIFLIGVPEKSADEHLKILQKLSVNLMDEKFRENLKNAESKEEILNLVKNIE
- the lpdA gene encoding dihydrolipoyl dehydrogenase, with amino-acid sequence MYNTVVIGGGPGGYVAAIRLAQLGKKVAVIEKDNVGGTCTNWGCIPTKAMLTASHLYTDIISKSKKMGIKVDNVDYDLAGIMKHMKKSVTMSRKGIEFLFNKNKIDLFKETAEIVDKNHVKAGEKTFETKNIILAHGSEPVMFSPFNKIDGIWTSNEVFQMQEAPESILIIGGGVIGLEFSNFFASLGKKVYLVELFDHILPYEDEDVASEIKKVLKKKGVEILEKHKVADVVKNENGYISKIENDDKIKEIETEKILLAVGRKPVIPEDVKNLGVEIEKGVKTDSKMRTNIDNVYAVGDIRSQIMLAHVASFEGITAAHNIAGQEKEMDYSAVPSIIFSTPEIASTGVKEKDVDPDKVIISKFPVSANGRAKTMEERDGFAKVIADKESRKVIGFSIVSPSATDMIMEGVLAVKYGLTIEQLADSIHPHPTLTETLLGAIEGAEGMAIHI
- a CDS encoding alpha/beta fold hydrolase — encoded protein: MIFTTSDNVDLWYKISGRGKPLLFLHGGPGGWSRSFEELGGENFEDSFRMIYLDQRGCGRSDFPNDNNYSLDRVIKDIEELREHLGIVDLNIIAHSFGGTLLINYLYKYPKYVNKAIFLNGSLSIRRSLNVQVKKSLEILDVSYKEIFEQEDDLVNKLLKTISILSSQGKYHELLGCTKEDYDRLNSVDKSLKIGKGQDYMKYVFRDKEYMKDHYYLSSKIDIPVLLLVGDKDYSIGPNHYFGEKFVNKIYKKLPGGHLLYYEKNNEIKKMLVDFLN
- a CDS encoding DeoR/GlpR family DNA-binding transcription regulator, coding for MLKDIRMKKIVEMLEKKEMITTKEIAKNLDTPEVTIRRDLKRLENMGKVSRIHGGVTRNQKSTVSELTMDEKRVKNKEAKKTIANKAFELIEQDDVIFLDSGSTTLEITTLIEKNFENNLTVFTNSIDIINKLSKKENIDLFIVGNHYRKKTGAFIFSGYDMEFLDKISISKAFIGANAYDEEFAYTPAGEEVKIKKKMIEVANVPVLVVDSSKADSISIWKISKMEDFKVIVSESKNNIMKSLSKKGVEVK
- a CDS encoding ArsR/SmtB family transcription factor; this translates as MKKDKIEVCKKTVIHEDKLKKIKGEIPKDEVLYELADFFKIFGDTTRIKILNVLFYSELCVCDISESLGMTQSAVSHQLRVLRGANLVKYRKEGKTVFYSLDDEHINQIFNMGMEHILEK
- the gcvH gene encoding glycine cleavage system protein GcvH, producing the protein MNMKKYAESHEYVIKEENIGIVGISANAADELGDITYVDLPEEGKEVKKGDIICSVESVKSASDVYAPVSGKIVEVNSVLEDTPETINDDAEGKGWICKIEMSDESELDDLKDDDE
- a CDS encoding putative PEP-binding protein yields the protein MKKFEGNLLSKGIAKGKLKIIEANSKNCDYSFEDFEKAVDELKVKYEKYEDDYLMQSRALMLEDEEFLNFIKDKFDKTKNIFKSLDAYYDYAKELFSQLDDDYLKERIHDIKDLVESVKLKLSNEDIELGENTILYMEDMSASLFIENRDKIAGLLTKKGSYSSHVAILARTFKIPMLTNIDVENNLDGKEIYLDALEENSFYVEPDDEFIKKFKEKEISYNKMVKELEEFKNKKIIYKNNEIKFKANIGSVEESEIIEEIDGIGLLRTEFILFDREKAPDYKEQKEIYQTISNNLGKKEIVLRTFDIGGDKQIDYLKLPKEKNPFLGKRGVRLYEEEKVHKLVEDQIESLFELSKEGHNFKIMIPMVSNNREVNRFFEEFIKPKQEKYNIKIPFGIMVETPSMALSFDKNTNIDFISVGTNDLTQYTLAVDRTNDEISDLYDYFDEGVMELIDIIIKKAINKGIDVSFCGESAAIPEMAKLLIEKGVKTLSMSYSNIPEVKKYLYHNL